The DNA window GCCAGCGACAGCGCCTGGCGCAGGGTCTTGTCCCGCTCGATGAAGACGACGTCGGTGCGCGGCACCATCACCTCGCGCACGATCGTGTCGCCCAGCTCGAACACCGAGTGGATCATCGCCCGCTCGCGGTCCTCGATGAGCTGGTTCTCCTCGGCCAGGTCGACCAGCTCGCGCAGCTCGGCCTCGGACGCGAACGGCCCGTCGCGGAACCCCTTGCCGGGCGTGAGCGCGTTGCCGACCAGGATCAGCAGCTGCGGCAGCGGGCCGAGGAACCTGGCCAGCGGGTGCACCAGCCGGGCGGCCGCCAACGCGATCGGCGCCGGGTGCTGGCGGCCGAGGGTGCGCGGCGAGACGCCGATGGCGATGTAGGAGACCACGATCATCGTGACCGAGGCGGCGAACATCGCGAGCCACACCCGGTCGATCAGGTCGAGCATCGCGACCGTGACGAGGACGGTCGCGACCAGCTCGCAGGTGACCCGCAGCAGGGTCAGCAGGTTGAGGTAGCGCGCCGGGTCCTCGAGCACCTCGCGCAGCCGGCCGGCACCCCGCCGACCCTCGCGCTCCAGGTCCTCCGACGCGGTGCGCGACACCCTCGACAGCGCTGCCTCCGCGCCGGCGGAGAGGCCGCCGAGACCGACCAGCAGAGCGGCGGTGACGAGCTGGACGACGGTCGAGGTCACGGCGTCACCCCGGCGGCCAGCCCCCGGGCGGCCCACCAGGCGCGCAGCAGCTCGGCCTGCAGCGGGAACATCTCGGCTTTCTCCTCGTCCTCGGCGTGGTCGAAGCCGAGCAGGTGCAGGATGCCGTGCGCGCACAGCAGGTCCAGCTCATGGCCGGTGGTGTGGCCGGCTGCACGCGCCTGCTCCTCCGCGACCTGGGGGCAGAGCACGACGTCGCCGAGCAGACCCGGCTCCGGCTCCTCCTCGTCGTCGCCAGGGCGCAGCTCGTCCATCGGGAACGCCATGACGTCGGTCGGGCCCTCCTCGTCCATCCACTGCACGTGGTGGGCGGCCATCGTCGCCGCGTCCACGGCGACGACCGAGAGCTCGGCGAGCGGGTGGACCCGGAGCCGGTCGAGCACGAAGCGGGACAGTGCAGCCAGCCGGTCGGTGTCGACGTCGGCGCCGGACTCGTCGTGGACGTCGACGGTCATCTGTGGCTCATCGAACGGCTCATCGGCGGCGGCGCTGCTGGCCGCCACCGCTGCCGCGGCGAGGGTCGCCGGGCTGGCTGGCGTCCCAGCGGCCGTAGGCGTCGACGATCTCGCTGACCAGCCGGTGCCGCACGACGTCCGAGCTGGACAGCCGGCTGAAGTGGACGTCGGGCGTGCCGTCGAGGATCTCCTGCACCTGGCGGAGGCCGCTGTGCGTGCTGCCCGGCAGGTCGACCTGGGTGACGTCACCGGTCACGACCATCTTCGAGCCGAAACCCAGCCGGGTGAGGAACATCTTCATCTGCTCCGGCGACGTGTTCTGCGCCTCGTCGAGGATGATGAACGCGTCGTTGAGCGACCGGCCGCGCATGTATGCCAGCGGCGCCACCTCGATCGTGCCCGCTGTCATCAGCCGGGGGATCGAGTCGGGGTCGATCATGTCGTGCAGCGCGTCGTACAGCGGCCTGAGGTACGGGTCGATCTTGTCGTAGAGCGTGCCGGGCAGGAAGCCGAGTCGCTCGCCCGCCTCGACGGCCGGCCGGGTGAGGATGATCCGGTTGACCTGCTTGGCCTGCAGGGCCTGCACGGCCTTGGCGACGGCCAGGTAGGTCTTGCCGGTGCCCGCCGGGCCGATGCCGAAGACGATGGTGTGGTCGTCGATCGCGTCGACGTAGCGCTTCTGGTTCAGCGTCTTGGGCCGGATCGTGCGGCCGCGGTGGGACAGGATGTTCAGCGTCAGCACCTCGGCTGGTCGCTCGCCCGTCTCGGAGCGGAGCATGCTGACCATCCGCTCGACCGACTCGACGGTCACCCCCTGTCCTGTGCGCAGGACGGTGGTGAGCTCGTCGTAGAAGCGCTCGACCAGTGCGACCTCGCCGGGCTCGCCGGCGACGGTGATCTCGTTGCCGCGCACCGAGATGTCGACGGTCGGGAAGGCGGTCTCGACGACTCGCAGCAGCTCGTCGCGCGGGCCCAGGACGGCCACCATGGGCTGGCTGGCGGGCACCACGATCGTGGTGCGGGACTCGGGTTGCTCTGTCATGTCTGGGTCAATGCTAGGCGAGATCGGCCGTACGGCGCGCGAGCCGGCCGGCAGGCACGTTCGCCCAGGTCGGTCGGGTGGCCGGCTCAGCCGGGTGGCCAGGTCATCGCCCGGCCGGCCAGCACGTGGCCGTGGACGTGGAAGACCGACTGACCGGCTCGGGCGCCGGTGTTGAATACCAGCCGGAAGTCGTCGTGGCCCTCGGCGTGTGCGATCTGCTCGGCGGCGGCCACCAGCTCGGCGAGTGCGGCCGGGTCCGCGGCCGCGATCGCGCCGACGTCCGGGTGGTGCTGCAGCGGCACGACCAGGACGTGGGTCGGCGCCCGGGGGTCGATGTCCCGGAAGGCCAGCACCCGCTCGCCGCGGTGCACCACGTCGGCCGGCAGGTCGCCAGCCACCACGCGGCAGAACAGGCAGTCCGCCGTCTCGTCAGCCATCCCCCGACCCTACCGATGCCGGACCGTTGCGCGGCCGCGCGGCGTGGCGACCTGCGTCGGGTGACCGGCGCCAGGTAAACCGGACGTCGGACCTGCGCGTCGTACGCGTGTGGACCTGACGACCCCGGTGCTCCCCGCACCGACCGCCGACTGCGCGAGGAGCCCGATGGACGCGGCGCGCGGCTGGGACGCCGACGACGCGGTCACCCGGATCTACGCCGCGCACTACCGGTCGCTGG is part of the Actinomycetes bacterium genome and encodes:
- a CDS encoding PhoH family protein — protein: MTEQPESRTTIVVPASQPMVAVLGPRDELLRVVETAFPTVDISVRGNEITVAGEPGEVALVERFYDELTTVLRTGQGVTVESVERMVSMLRSETGERPAEVLTLNILSHRGRTIRPKTLNQKRYVDAIDDHTIVFGIGPAGTGKTYLAVAKAVQALQAKQVNRIILTRPAVEAGERLGFLPGTLYDKIDPYLRPLYDALHDMIDPDSIPRLMTAGTIEVAPLAYMRGRSLNDAFIILDEAQNTSPEQMKMFLTRLGFGSKMVVTGDVTQVDLPGSTHSGLRQVQEILDGTPDVHFSRLSSSDVVRHRLVSEIVDAYGRWDASQPGDPRRGSGGGQQRRRR
- the ybeY gene encoding rRNA maturation RNase YbeY, which encodes MTVDVHDESGADVDTDRLAALSRFVLDRLRVHPLAELSVVAVDAATMAAHHVQWMDEEGPTDVMAFPMDELRPGDDEEEPEPGLLGDVVLCPQVAEEQARAAGHTTGHELDLLCAHGILHLLGFDHAEDEEKAEMFPLQAELLRAWWAARGLAAGVTP
- a CDS encoding hemolysin family protein is translated as MTSTVVQLVTAALLVGLGGLSAGAEAALSRVSRTASEDLEREGRRGAGRLREVLEDPARYLNLLTLLRVTCELVATVLVTVAMLDLIDRVWLAMFAASVTMIVVSYIAIGVSPRTLGRQHPAPIALAAARLVHPLARFLGPLPQLLILVGNALTPGKGFRDGPFASEAELRELVDLAEENQLIEDRERAMIHSVFELGDTIVREVMVPRTDVVFIERDKTLRQALSLALRSGFSRIPVIGEGTDDVLGVAYLKDLVRRTYVHRDGESVERVDSVMRPAVFVPESKPVDELLREMQAQQTHVAIVVDEYGGTAGLVTIEDVLEEIVGEITDEYDVETALVEELPDGALRVSARLHVDELAERLGIELEDDDVDTVGGLLAKQLGRVPIPGAQVWVQGIEITAEETQGRRNRIGTLLVRRVEDGVDIAPRPADDSDVAREPADARDL
- a CDS encoding HIT domain-containing protein, which encodes MADETADCLFCRVVAGDLPADVVHRGERVLAFRDIDPRAPTHVLVVPLQHHPDVGAIAAADPAALAELVAAAEQIAHAEGHDDFRLVFNTGARAGQSVFHVHGHVLAGRAMTWPPG